Proteins from one Bactrocera neohumeralis isolate Rockhampton chromosome 3, APGP_CSIRO_Bneo_wtdbg2-racon-allhic-juicebox.fasta_v2, whole genome shotgun sequence genomic window:
- the LOC126752830 gene encoding uncharacterized protein LOC126752830, producing the protein MKIIKDMKYVNFAGQVFGLVPFYEVKRGELRVSLRGHYFTYFINILLFMISLAISWIVLNSDSSFSVFRNLEGSDQTTEALFCLISCNVIIFVSSTNSRRYCGIMQEIGKMDAYLVAKGFTAVYSCYLLMGFLVITAAGLLYTTYYYMDMLSDHFHYHQAILLGIYSLQLLISNLYAICLRVLLGNVSKRIDFVNVQLEISTKSDLAVESNWRQMSYHIEMLCKYRYVTDEINKSGGIAMLSYMAVAFYILTKQSYMAFMTVVQPMGFEKRYDILGLSFAWIFAEFVTIAVICSACDAVAAEGLSGNPAVVFTLFSRNQHTASTKMWTKRRVSCNKHINNIKVRKAPEPKSPSLLACIKWNVLILKLVGLVPFYTTPNSDEIAAPKGLPIHITRVIFCAKTAMHLLHVYALSSPFFMQKLFLRSKTDGIANSLSVCFCIFGDVVISWSCARNGNQIIAIINGFLKIDRRLGQLAPPPAQHLLAENALNMCLLLLFGYLCAITMQAMKWFYGTLPAHLFLGISFYQVENFTSCVFVVFIASLLHQLALRIQQTNKLIAQYGAKDAAASAHDVQNFARNSTTFYSLHNELLDLLQMINKFAGLGLVAFLLYACAGLLTFTYACTLYDLRNGDAWINLLWNLSWILNFATVLILLAFRCDCVTKEANNTGQILARVYAKGKDYQDIVDKFLSKSIKQEVQFTAYGFFSIDNTTLFKIFSAVTTYLVILIQFKQLEDSKAEE; encoded by the exons atgaaaatcataaaGGACATGAAATATGTGAACTTCGCTGGTCAAGTTTTCGGTCTTGTGCCATTCTACGAAGTCAAACGCGGCGAGCTGAGAGTAAGCCTCCGCGGTCACTACTTTACGTACTTCATCAATATACTGTTATTTATGATATCGCTGGCCATCAGCTGGATTGTGCTTAACAGCGATAGCAGCTTTTCGGTATTTCGCAATTTGGAGGGCTCCGATCAAACCACCGAGGCGCTATTTTGCCTTATAAGCTGCAACGTCATTATCTTCGTTTCGTCGACAAACAGTCGGCGCTATTGTGGCATCATGCAGGAAATCGGTAAGATGGACGCATATCTGGTGGCTAAGGGCTTCACCGCAGTCTACTCGTGTTACTTGCTAATGGGTTTTCTGGTCATCACCGCAGCTGGATTACTGTACACCACCTATTATTACATGGACATGCTGAGCGATCATTTTCATTATCATCAAGCCATTTTGCTCGGCATTTACAGCCTACAGTTGCTGATATCGAATTTGTACGCGATTTGCTTACGCGTTTTACTCGGCAATGTAAGCAAACGTATCGACTTCGTGAATGTCCAGTTGGAAATAAGTACGAAAAGTGATCTGGCTGTGGAAAGCAATTGGCGACAGATGAGCTATCACATTGAGATGCTCTGCAAGTACCGTTACGTCACAGATGAAATCAACAAGAGCGGCGGCATAGCAATGCTTTCTTACATGGCTGTCGCGTTCTACATTTTGACCAAGCAATCCTACATGGCGTTTATGACCGTGGTACAACCCATGGGCTTTGAGAAGAGATATGACATTTTGGGTTTATCTTTTGCCTGGATTTTCGCTGAATTCGTAACAATTGCGGTGATTTGCAGTGCCTGTGATGCCGTGGCTGCCGAG ggtttgtccggaaa TCCGGCTGTGGTCTTTACACTTTTCTCGCGCAATCAACATACCGCTTCTACAAAAATGTGGACTAAACGACGCGTCTCCTGCAACAAACATATCAATAACATAAAAGTTCGTAAGGCGCCAGAGCCCAAATCGCCCTCATTACTTGCGTGTATCAAGTGGAATGTGCTGATATTGAAGTTAGTTGGTCTCGTGCCATTCTATACAACTCCGAACTCTGATGAGATCGCTGCGCCCAAAGGCTTGCCGATACACATCACTCGGGTCATCTTTTGCGCTAAAACGGCGATGCACTTGCTGCATGTCTACGCCTTGTCGTCGCCCTTCTTTATGCAAAAACTCTTTCTGCGAAGCAAAACGGACGGCATTGCGAACAGTCTTAGCGTATGCTTCTGCATCTTCGGCGATGTTGTCATTAGCTGGTCGTGCGCTCGCAACGGCAACCAAATAATTGCGATAATTAACGGATTTCTGAAAATCGATCGACGACTCGGACAACTCGCCCCACCGCCAGCACAGCACCTACTCGCCGAAAATGCGCTcaatatgtgtttgttgttgttatttggcTATCTCTGCGCAATAACAATGCAGGCGATGAAATGGTTCTACGGCACTCTGCCCGCCCACTTATTTCTGGGTATTTCGTTCTACCAGGTGGAAAACTTCACctcgtgtgtgtttgttgtattcaTTGCGTCGCTGCTGCATCAGCTCGCGTTGCGCATTCAACAGACCAACAAATTGATAGCTCAATACGGTGCGAAGGACGCAGCAGCGTCAGCACACGATGTGCAGAATTTCGCACGAAATTCCACAACATTTTACAGTTTGCATAACGAGTTGTTGGACTTGCTGCAAATGATCAACAAATTCGCCGGTCTGGGTCTGGTGGCATTCCTCCTCTATGCCTGCGCCGGTCTGCTGACCTTCACTTACGCCTGCACTTTGTACGATTTGCGCAATGGCGATGCCTGGATCAATCTACTGTGGAACTTGTCCTGGATTCTGAACTTCGCGACCGTTTTGATATTGCTGGCGTTTCGGTGTGATTGCGTCACCAAAGAG GCTAATAACACCGGGCAAATACTTGCGCGCGTTTACGCCAAGGGCAAGGACTACCAAGATATC GTGGATAAGTTTCTGTCGAAGAGCATTAAGCAGGAAGTGCAGTTCACCGCTTATGGCTTTTTCTCCATTGACAACACAACACTATTCAAG atattctCCGCTGTCACCACTTACCTCGTAATATTGATACAATTCAAGCAGTTGGAGGACTCAAAGGCCGAAGAGTAG
- the LOC126754267 gene encoding gustatory and pheromone receptor 32a-like has product MRDTSRARATNNVGAEDATNNRRHILVFLRWPLLLLQLIGISPLYTRKGLYEIGLPKRRAIFITRAVLLAKLCLNILHIFYLLSPTMLELLFVKSNTDGMTNVLDIALCILSDATITCSCAANTDKIINILNSYLKLDKLLKQFPDPLTERPLATNKFNRYLIWMLGFNCIAIFTYAKQTAFKSSLYFFVHTLIYLLQNAISFIFVAFISGLLYLLAERLRFVNMLITQYNRSGVSNRVLSRNAINQDEENLRRFAEHSTLIYSLHLDLLNLYKMINEYAGLGLLAFVLYACCGLLTCIYILALNIHILTDDLFYSLWALLWIPYFLTGLVLLATNCAKATREANNTSQILARVYGKGKAYQNIIDKFLTKSIRQDVHFTAYGFFVIDNTTLFKISSALVTYLVILIQFKQLEKSKV; this is encoded by the exons ATGCGAGATACCAGCCGAGCGCGCGCCACAAATAACGTTGGAGCCGAAGATGCAACGAACAACCGTCGTCACATACTCGTGTTTCTTAGGTGGCCTTTATTACTGCTTCAACTCATTGGTATATCACCCTTATACACTAGAAAGGGCCTATACGAGATCGGTTTGCCGAAACGACGTGCCATATTCATTACCCGGGCCGTGCTTTTAGCAAAACTATGCTTGAATATTCTGCATATCTTCTATTTGTTGTCGCCCACAATGCTAGAGTTGCTCTTCGTAAAAAGCAATACGGATGGCATGACGAATGTGTTGGACATCGCTCTCTGCATACTCAGTGATGCTACAATAACGTGCAGTTGTGCCGCTAATACAGATAAAATTATCAACATCCTCAACAGCTACCTGAAATTGGACAAACTGCTGAAACAATTTCCGGATCCGCTGACGGAGAGGCCTCTCGCAACGAATAAATTTAATCGGTACTTGATATGGATGCTTGGTTTTAACTGCATTGCAATCTTCACGTATGCCAAACAAACCGCGTTTAAGTCGTCATTATACTTCTTTGTGCACACACTCATCTATCTGCTGCAAAATGCGATCTCATTCatctttgttgcttttatttcggGGCTGTTGTATCTTCTGGCGGAGCGCCTACGATTCGTTAACATGTTGATAACTCAATATAACCGCAGCGGTGTGTCGAACAGGGTTCTGAGTAGAAATGCGATCAATCAAGATGAAGAGAACTTGCGACGATTTGCTGAGCATTCGACTTTGATCTATAGTTTGCACTTAGATTTGCTCAACCTTTACAAAATGATCAATGAGTACGCCGGTTTGGGGCTGCTGGCTTTCGTACTGTACGCCTGTTGCGGTTTGCTCACTTGCATTTACATCTTGGCCCTCAACATTCACATTCTCACTGATGATTTGTTTTACTCGTTGTGGGCTCTGTTGTGGATACCTTATTTCCTAACGGGATTGGTATTGCTAGCAACGAACTGCGCTAAGGCTACGAGAGAG GCAAATAACACGTCGCAAATACTTGCGAGAGTCTACGGAAAGGGCAAggcatatcaaaatatt ATTGACAAGTTTCTTACCAAAAGCATTAGACAGGATGTGCACTTCACCGCTTACGGCTTCTTTGTTATCGATAATACAACACTGTTCAAG ATTTCCTCAGCTCTGGTCACTTATCTGGTGATACTAATCCAGTTCAAACAGTTGGAAAAATCCAAGGTTTAG